Proteins found in one Triticum urartu cultivar G1812 chromosome 4, Tu2.1, whole genome shotgun sequence genomic segment:
- the LOC125550794 gene encoding probable carboxylesterase 18, translated as MADLKAPAKARRLAPPMSWRTRLSIFAAGYLTDATCRADGTINRRLLTYLDPGVPPSAAPRNGVSSRDIDVDPATPLRARLFHPVGLPGPLPVVLFFHGGGFAYLSAASLAYDAACRRIARYCGAAVLSVDYRRSPEHRFPAAYDDGFSALRFLDDPKKHPADVAPLDASRCFLAGDSAGANIAHHVARRYAMSSPSFANVRISGLIAIQPFFGGEERTPSELQLEGAPIVSISRCDWMWRAFLPPGADRTHEAAHAASPAAAAGIDSPAFPPAVVVVGGYDPLQDWQRRYCGMLTSKGKKVRVLEYPEAIHAFYVFPEFAESKDLMLRMKEFVAGSDGGK; from the coding sequence ATGGCGGATTTGAAGGCTCCGGCCAAGGCGAGGAGGCTGGCGCCGCCCATGTCGTGGCGGACGCGCCTGTCGATCTTCGCCGCGGGTTACCTCACCGACGCCACCTGCCGCGCTGACGGCACAATCAACCGCCGCCTGCTCACCTACCTCGACCCCGGCGTCCCGCCCTCCGCCGCCCCGCGCAACGGCGTCTCCTCCCGCGACATCGACGTCGACCCCGCGACCCCGCTCCGGGCCCGCCTCTTCCACCCCGTGGGCCTGCCCGGCCCGCTCCCGGTTGTCCTGTTCTTCCACGGCGGCGGGTTCGCCTACCTCTCCGCGGCCTCCCTCGCCTACGACGCCGCGTGCCGCCGCATCGCCAGGTACTGCGGCGCGGCCGTGCTGTCGGTTGACTACCGCCGCTCTCCGGAGCACCGGTTCCCGGCGGCGTACGACGACGGGTTCTCCGCGCTCCGCTTCCTCGACGACCCCAAGAAGCACCCCGCCGACGTCGCGCCCCTCGACGCCTCCCGCTGCTTCCTCGCCGGGGACAGCGCAGGCGCCAACATCGCCCACCACGTCGCCCGCCGCTACGCCATGTCCTCCCCGTCCTTCGCCAACGTCCGGATCTCCGGCCTCATCGCCATCCAGCCCTTCTTCGGCGGCGAGGAACGGACTCCCTCCGAGCTCCAGCTGGAGGGCGCGCCCATCGTGTCCATCTCCCGCTGCGACTGGATGTGGCGCGCCTTCCTCCCGCCAGGTGCCGACCGGACGCACGAGGCCGCGCACGCGGCTTCCCCTGCGGCCGCGGCCGGCATCGACTCCCCGGCGTTCCcgccggcggtggtggtggtCGGCGGGTACGACCCGCTCCAGGATTGGCAGCGGCGGTACTGCGGGATGCTGACCTCCAAGGGAAAGAAGGTGCGGGTGCTGGAGTACCCCGAAGCCATCCACGCCTTCTATGTCTTCCCGGAGTTCGCCGAGTCCAAGGACCTCATGCTGAGGATGAAGGAGTTCGTCGCCGGGAGCGACGGCGGCAAGTGA